One window from the genome of Spirochaetota bacterium encodes:
- a CDS encoding AraC family transcriptional regulator — translation MNDASFAPYRIPDKASTDSAVRELFSGHLTGKVSLSEKGKRHLVVPFVRREERLTQHDHDYLEIVFVLSGSGRHTVGQRTYTVGAGDIFFLDNETPHGFSLARGERCVYVNFSFLPEVLDRTFSMDALAGGVHFFLIEPFFREDDDFSRRLTIAGDVFERFRHCALLAVDTFFHSYPAPATATQAVFRSFIELLHDEYGRAIASRPEIYAGREAIYREILAEVDSRLAEKFTLNDIAGSVGIGRTRIAEIFREKRGETIVEYANRRRVESAEKLLRESDMSIVDAALNAGFNDTSNFNRIFKKITGKTPAAYRSGR, via the coding sequence ATGAACGATGCATCGTTCGCCCCGTATCGTATTCCCGACAAAGCGTCGACCGACAGCGCCGTACGCGAACTTTTCAGCGGGCATCTCACCGGAAAAGTATCGCTTAGCGAAAAAGGCAAACGTCATCTCGTCGTCCCGTTCGTTCGCCGTGAAGAGCGGCTTACGCAGCATGACCATGATTATCTCGAGATCGTGTTCGTGCTCTCGGGCAGCGGCAGGCATACGGTAGGGCAGAGGACATACACCGTCGGTGCGGGTGATATTTTTTTTCTGGACAACGAGACGCCGCACGGCTTTTCGCTTGCACGCGGGGAGCGGTGTGTGTATGTGAATTTCTCCTTTCTCCCCGAGGTGCTCGATCGCACGTTCAGCATGGATGCGCTCGCCGGCGGTGTTCATTTTTTTCTCATTGAGCCGTTCTTCCGCGAGGATGATGACTTCTCCCGCCGCCTGACGATAGCAGGGGATGTGTTCGAACGGTTCAGGCACTGCGCGCTCCTCGCCGTCGATACGTTCTTTCATTCGTATCCTGCGCCGGCCACTGCGACACAGGCCGTGTTCCGTTCATTTATCGAGCTTCTGCACGACGAATATGGGCGCGCGATAGCCTCTCGCCCGGAGATATATGCGGGCCGCGAAGCGATCTATCGGGAGATACTTGCCGAGGTCGACAGCCGGCTTGCGGAAAAATTCACGCTCAATGATATTGCCGGCTCGGTCGGCATCGGGCGTACGCGCATCGCCGAGATATTCAGGGAAAAGCGCGGCGAGACGATAGTGGAATATGCCAATCGGCGGCGTGTGGAGTCGGCAGAGAAGCTCCTTCGTGAAAGCGATATGAGCATTGTCGATGCGGCGCTCAATGCCGGATTCAATGATACATCGAATTTCAATCGCATATTCAAGAAAATCACGGGAAAAACCCCGGCGGCATACCGCTCCGGACGATAA
- a CDS encoding phosphoglycerate kinase, translating to MKKTVRDIDLKGKRVLMRVDFNVPLKDAVIQDDTRITAAIGTIRYILEQNVKSLVLMSHLGDPKKDMAKAKEKAEKEKKAFDEAKYIEGKHTMKPVAEHLAKLLGKPVALAPAAIGDDVRKMVDALPAGGILMLENTRFHKEETSKEAADRERMAKELSTYGDVYVNDAFGTAHRAHASTETVAKFLPAVAGFLMEKEITYLSKVTEDPVRPLVAIIGGAKVSSKIAVLMNLIDKVDKLIVGGGMAYTFLKAKGLSVGDSLVEEDMIPKAQEILQKSYEKKIYLYLPIDHIVTKEFAPDAESKHVSRGNIDDGWMGMDIGPMTIQKFQGAIKGAKTLVWNGPLGVFEFPKFSTGTAEVARSIAALPDCITIIGGGDSVSAVNQSGVASKMTHISTGGGASLEFLEGIELPGIKVLEDK from the coding sequence ATGAAAAAGACGGTACGCGACATCGACCTGAAAGGGAAACGCGTTCTCATGCGCGTGGACTTCAATGTCCCGCTCAAGGATGCCGTCATACAGGACGATACACGCATAACAGCGGCGATAGGCACGATACGATACATCCTCGAGCAGAACGTCAAGTCGCTCGTGCTCATGTCGCATCTGGGCGATCCGAAGAAGGATATGGCCAAGGCGAAAGAGAAAGCGGAAAAAGAAAAAAAAGCGTTCGATGAGGCGAAGTACATCGAAGGCAAGCATACGATGAAGCCGGTGGCCGAACATCTGGCGAAGCTCCTCGGCAAACCCGTAGCGCTTGCGCCCGCCGCTATCGGCGACGATGTCAGGAAAATGGTCGATGCGCTCCCTGCGGGCGGTATACTCATGCTTGAGAATACGCGATTTCACAAAGAGGAAACATCGAAGGAAGCGGCCGATCGCGAGAGAATGGCGAAGGAGCTCTCGACATACGGGGATGTGTATGTGAACGACGCGTTCGGCACTGCGCATCGTGCGCATGCGTCCACCGAGACCGTGGCGAAATTCCTCCCGGCGGTAGCGGGCTTTCTCATGGAAAAAGAGATAACCTATCTCAGCAAGGTCACCGAGGACCCGGTGCGCCCCCTCGTAGCGATAATCGGCGGGGCGAAGGTGTCATCGAAGATAGCCGTTCTTATGAACCTGATTGACAAGGTCGATAAGCTCATCGTCGGCGGCGGCATGGCGTATACGTTTCTTAAGGCAAAGGGCCTCTCGGTCGGCGACTCGCTTGTCGAAGAGGACATGATACCCAAAGCGCAGGAGATACTCCAGAAATCATACGAGAAGAAGATATATCTCTATCTGCCTATCGATCATATCGTCACGAAGGAATTCGCGCCGGATGCCGAATCCAAGCACGTGTCCCGCGGCAATATCGATGACGGCTGGATGGGTATGGATATCGGTCCCATGACGATACAGAAATTCCAGGGCGCCATCAAAGGCGCGAAAACGCTCGTGTGGAACGGTCCGCTCGGCGTGTTCGAATTCCCGAAATTCTCCACCGGCACGGCGGAGGTGGCGAGGTCGATAGCCGCGCTCCCTGACTGCATCACCATCATCGGCGGGGGAGATTCGGTATCGGCGGTCAATCAGAGCGGCGTTGCTTCCAAGATGACGCATATCTCCACCGGCGGCGGTGCGTCGCTTGAATTCCTCGAAGGGATAGAGCTTCCCGGCATCAAGGTGCTTGAGGATAAGTAG